ATTTATGATTTGAATATTGTGGATATAAACAACATTCTTTTTAGAAAGTTCCTCTTCCAGATCTTGCAGTACAGACTGGAGAAGCTGTGCAAATTGTGCCTGACCCAATTCTTCCTCTCCATCTGCTCCATGTTTTCTCAACAAGTCATTTAGCTGAGGAAATTCTGCTCATTTGCgctaaaaatattagtttttatcGGAGTACTCAGTTAATCAAACTGAGTGCACAACGGGCAAAAAAATTAGTTCACAAAGTGATGAGTCATGATCGTCAATAAACAAAGTCACAGACTCACAGCTATGTTGCATAACATATAGCTTACGATCTTGCATACCCTCAATAATTTTGAGGGGTGAAAGATAGAATGCATATAGATTTCTCAATTGTAAATGCCCCCATCAGGCCATGACAATCCAAGGGAtcagttttatttatttaatattattattgaagtCTTCTAATTGTGGTAATGTGATGCAAACTCCTGTGCATTCCAGAATTGAACAACGAACAGAGTCACATAAGCCTTGGGACTAATCACTAGTCAGGGCAAGCTAaaatctttgttttttttttctcaagatagaatattttgtaaaaatCTGCAGTCAGCAAATTTCTATTAAAATGCATTGGGAAACCATTTTGATACCATATAAAACTTAAGACAAGAATGCAATTGTCTGTTACAGTCTTACAGATGATAGCATTATATTACCTGTTCCTATCAATCTAACATAGCTTAGACAATAATTCATTGAaccaaaaagaaacaaaaaagggatgagatattagACAAATAAAAACACATCATCAATAACAATTTGATTAACTGACAAAGTTGCGGGCCCTCATGTCAAATACTGATTGGGTAATCTATAATAAACCTGGAAACAAGAACAATGAATAGAAAGTGAACCTGAGAAAGGAGGAACGCCCATATCAACGCCCATCTGGGACAGCGCATTCTGAATTTGACTCTTGCTGATCTTTCCCTTATCTTCAACATCTAAATCCGTGAACAGATTTTCGGCTAACATAGCAAAATCATCCTCGTCCTCTAATAACAAATTGAGAGTGCTTCCATCCAAGACCGATACAACAAGAGGATTATCTATACACGGAagcttaaataaataatatgtatTGTTCTTAAATCTTAAATACTACAACCAAGTTGTAAATATTGCATTGaaatatgaaatttaaaaaCAGAACAAAATTTCCAGTGGCTTTTCTATTCCTAAGAAGGTTAAATCCAAGTCCACCAGTTTCAACTATCCTGAATTCCTGATCATGTTTCCGTCAAATTTGATCATATAGAAAGCTCAGTGGCTTTCTGCTTTctagtattattatttattttcttccacGTGATACCAAAGGCATGGATCTGTTCTGCAATTCCTATTATTCAGTTCAGTTGAACAAAGTTGTGGATCGAGAATCCATACCTTAATACTTGAAATAAGAAAACATTTTAATCAATTAGTTGATTCTTTTAGTTTAATTTGCTAATATTGAGTTTGATAACGATGAACACACGAACGACGTTACCTGTAACGaatgcatcatcatcatcggcaGAAGCAgcagaaaaagaaaacgaaaaagaagacatAACTAACCTTTGAGTTCATCGGCGATCGCGGTTACGTAGTCTCTCAGAATCTGCGAGGCCTTTTCCAGGTCGAACTCTGCTGAGCGGAAAGCGTGGTGGTCGGAGGCGGCGGGGAGGCGCGTGAGGGCGGTGGCGGTGAGACGTTGGGGCAATGAGAGACCAAAGAGAGAAGCAGAGACTCTGGAATGAGCAATGTCGAGTATGTAAGCTCCGGAGAGTGCGGAATGGAGCTCCGGCGGCGGCGGAAGGGTGAGATCGACGTCCCTAAGATGCGTTCCGTCGAGTACCTGCAATGCTCCGTCTGACATTTTTGGACTGCGAAGACTTTACGACTTTGGAAACGGATGAATGAAAAACGGTATTAGAATGCGTCTTTTGCGACTcactccctctctctctctctcaaattcATTCACGCAAAGAAACTACTCTTCCAATTTCTTACTACTTTTCAacaagttttaatttaatttaatttaatttattatattattaaatattcgAAGGTTTTGCTTTTTTAAGCTTGTGAATTGTGATGGTCAAGTAATAAAATTGTAATTCTTTTATTGGTTAATACTACAACAACAAGGTCAGcaaaaaaagtatttaaaatataaaggaGTAAATATAAAATCGGTATTTGAAAGATTCAGTTGCAGATAAAAATGATATCTAATTTTTGTCAttaaatgattttaaaatttgacacgtGTACCTTTTAACTAGTTGAAGCACATTTCCAACAAAAATAATGCTGAGATAGCTATCGTACTTTGATGATATTGCAtgtttttttaactaataactaagttgttttttataattaattttaaaaattacaaacaaaaaaattctaattcttTTCTCTTAATTAATTTTGCTAAGCTACCCTCTTCCAAGTTAATTTCTGCAAAAGGATTCGCCTCACGCCTTTCACAGTCTCTCCTTCTTCTACTATTGTTGTTCTACTATTGTTGTTCTAGGCACCACCACCACTGGTCAGAAAATCACCATAAAAAGAAGTAGTTTGTCTCCCATAACAAGACAAAACAAAATAGttcaaaaagaaaaaccaaaaacaaacgctgaagaacaataaaaaaaaactagatgCTAAAACATAGTAAATCATGATCCATGATGCTACAACACACCAAATTGCACAATAGAAACTTCAAGTTTCAAATTTGATATCCAacatataaataacaaaatcaGAAAAGAACCATCTAAAATGAaaacctcaaataacattaagaGGCAGAGGCAGAAAAGGCAGTTGCAATAACTAACAGCGAGTAACGAGTAGATACGAGCGACGATTGACAAAAACAATAAGCAGTGACTGCTGGAAAGACGAAATACAACTACCTGCGAGAGGCGCGACGAGGCCAATAAGTGATAAACAACAATAAAGGTGCAAGGACGATAGAGAGTGGGTCAGGCAAAGCGATAGTAATAAAGGTGCAGAAACGACGTGAGTTGGCAAACACAGAGGACCCATCGACGGGACAGTGACTGTACAGTATCGGTGACAGCTGTTCTGTAAGAGTGAGAAAGTTGAGGCGCTGTGTTTTGGCTTTGTGAGTGAGAAAGTGTGTTGGCGAAGGAGGAATGATTAGGATTCAGGGAATGGGAGTTTTCAGGTTAGATTgagataattaattaaaaatttcactttggtatatatatttaataaagttGTCATATTATCTAAATACGGTGGCtatttcaacattttttttttgtcagagATGTGCTTTAGTAAGTTTAGAGGCAtgattgtcaaattttaaaattattcaaggactattttgttaataataaaaattaggtaTCACTTTCTCAGCGTTAGAATCTTTCGAATATcgatttaatatttatctcaaatataaattattttttagatttaatattgttaaaattttttgatggAGCATTAGTCAAGACAGGACAAAGAGTAGATTCTCAAGTTTTTATTGTTTATATGCTATAATTATAGTCAAATTAGTATTTAGTAcaatatatttttggaattcaAAGTGATTTTTGCTGCAGGCTTGCTTAAAATGTAGGGTTTTTCATTCTCTAAGTTATTCAATAACGTAGTTCAAGTATCACGTGTATTACCATTAACTTAATGCTATACTACGAAATTAATACCGGACTAACATAAGCAATAAGCATTGCGTTTACTACTTTACTTACAAGTTACAAcctaattcaattttcaaacttAGCTGAAATCCAAAAACCAAGGGAGAAAACCTTTACGGAGGGGTGCATATAAGTCGAATAAAGTTAGATTTGTCTTTGATTTAGATTCGatcttaaataataattttaaatttggtaaaatcacattacttttaaattatactaaaatcAAATCTAAAATAGATGAAATCCAGGTCTTGTAAATTTTATGTCAAAATATTATGATGCATTTAtttataaagtaaaaaaaaaaaacatatttattaGGGCAAACCACTAAAA
This portion of the Arachis duranensis cultivar V14167 chromosome 6, aradu.V14167.gnm2.J7QH, whole genome shotgun sequence genome encodes:
- the LOC107492041 gene encoding uncharacterized protein LOC107492041, producing the protein MSDGALQVLDGTHLRDVDLTLPPPPELHSALSGAYILDIAHSRVSASLFGLSLPQRLTATALTRLPAASDHHAFRSAEFDLEKASQILRDYVTAIADELKDNPLVVSVLDGSTLNLLLEDEDDFAMLAENLFTDLDVEDKGKISKSQIQNALSQMGVDMGVPPFSEFPQLNDLLRKHGADGEEELGQAQFAQLLQSVLQDLEEELSKKNVVYIHNIQIINGSKLRQVLGNEEELNSIVEKVLKEKAEAKDGLGNIEIIRSFLEKNAKELGLPRSEANEAVVLLYDDVFTNVAKAKGSAELEKEELVKLVKDILERLAEQLQSNPIFEEA